Proteins encoded by one window of Sphaerodactylus townsendi isolate TG3544 linkage group LG04, MPM_Stown_v2.3, whole genome shotgun sequence:
- the GPR180 gene encoding integral membrane protein GPR180 isoform X1: MSTRKKGPVASCVSGVAVLVCCSRRGRIRVGSFQGFRPLISKSLTDLLWGSFQKRIQRIHNVATAIGKEARLHLFQAQEWQKLQESLPGYSCTEKLSKAALIMNMNSTEQNLTVSQIPYPDTWYVFYVDKFTCVENSEYSESEDVQFEMVILNPDAEGNPLDHFSAGESGLHEFFFLLVVAYFVAACIYAQTLWQTINKGGPMHTVLKVLSTVLLLQAASAFANYLHFSRYAKNGVGAPFMGSLAELCDIISQMQMLYLLLSLCMGWTIGRMKKMQSKPLQWDSTPASTAIAAIVVAVQCFLLIWEQFEDTNHHSYHSHQSVAGGLLIGLRICLALSLGCGLYQIIRRERSTLKREFYITFTKGCVLWFLCHPCLVSISLMFRDYQREKIITIGVILCQLFSMVLLYRLFVSHSLYWEVSSLSAVTLPLTVASGHKSRHHF, translated from the exons ATGTCTACTCGGAAGAAAGGGCCTGTGGCTTCATGTGTCTCGGGGGTCGccgtgttagtctgttgcagcagaaGAGGCAGGATTCGTGTAGGATCCTTCCAGGGCTTCCGGCCGCTTATCTCAAAGTCTCTCACTGATCTCCTGTGGGGGAGCTTCCAAAAAAGAATCCAAAG AATCCACAACGTAGCAACAGCTATTGGAAAGGAAGCCCGGCTTCATCTGTTTCAAGCTCAAGAATGGCAGAAGCTGCAAGAAAGCCTCCCAGGTTACAGCTGTACAGAAAAACTGTCCAAGGCTGCTTTGATAA TGAACATGAACAGCACAGAACAAAATCTGACCGTGTCCCAGATTCCCTACCCAGACACGTGGTACGTGTTTTATGTCGACAAGTTTACGTGTGTGGAGAATTCTGAGTACTCTGAGTCGGAGGATGTTCAGTTTGAAATGGTAATACTAAACCCAGATGCAGAAGGGAATCCGTTAGATCACTTTAGTGCAGGGGAATCTG GCCTACATGAGTTCTTCTTCCTGCTGGTCGTAGCGTACTTTGTGGCTGCTTGCATCTACGCTCAGACACTGTGGCAAACGATCAACAAAGGAGGCCCGATGCACACAGTATTAAAGGTCCTTTCCactgtgttgctgctgcaggcCGCATCGGCTTTTGCTAACTACTTGCATTTTTCACG gtaTGCTAAAAATGGAGTCGGAGCACCTTTTATGGGAAGCCTAGCAGAAC TGTGCGACATAATCTCTCAGATGCAGATGCTGTACCTGCTGCTGAGTTTGTGCATGGGATGGACCATAGGCAGAATGAAGAAGATGCAGAGCAAGCCTCTCCAGTGGGATTCCACTCCAGCATCCACTGCCATTGCTGCAATAGTTGTTGCTGTGCAG TGTTTTTTGTTAATCTGGGAGCAATTTGAAGACACTAATCACCATAGCTATCACTCGCACCAGAGCGTAGCAGGTGGACTTCTCATTGGGTTGAGAATTTGCCTTGCTTTGTCACTAGGCTGTGGACTTTACCAGATCATCCGAAGAGAGAGGAGCACACTTAAAAGGGAATTCTATATCACCTTTACAAAG GGCTGTGTCCTATGGTTTCTGTGTCATCCGTGTCTGGTATCCATATCTCTAATGTTTAGAGACTACCAGAGAGAGAAG ATTATTACCATTGGCGTTATCCTCTGCCAGTTATTCTCTATGGTCCTCCTGTACCGACTTTTTGTTTCCCACAGTCTGTATTGGGAAGTGTCTTCGCTCTCAGCAGTGACGTTGCCACTCACTGTAGCATCTGGACATAAAAGTCGACACCACTTCTGA
- the GPR180 gene encoding integral membrane protein GPR180 isoform X2, producing MGLLWVVCLALWGSGCTGVRAKTIHGGFSSAAARAEQVVAQFQFRGDCALLYVRIHNVATAIGKEARLHLFQAQEWQKLQESLPGYSCTEKLSKAALIMNMNSTEQNLTVSQIPYPDTWYVFYVDKFTCVENSEYSESEDVQFEMVILNPDAEGNPLDHFSAGESGLHEFFFLLVVAYFVAACIYAQTLWQTINKGGPMHTVLKVLSTVLLLQAASAFANYLHFSRYAKNGVGAPFMGSLAELCDIISQMQMLYLLLSLCMGWTIGRMKKMQSKPLQWDSTPASTAIAAIVVAVQCFLLIWEQFEDTNHHSYHSHQSVAGGLLIGLRICLALSLGCGLYQIIRRERSTLKREFYITFTKGCVLWFLCHPCLVSISLMFRDYQREKIITIGVILCQLFSMVLLYRLFVSHSLYWEVSSLSAVTLPLTVASGHKSRHHF from the exons ATGGGGCTGCTGTGGGTCGTCTGCCTTGCGTTGTGGGGCAGCGGCTGTACCGGAGTCCGCGCGAAGACCATCCATGGCGGCTTCTCCAGCGCCGCCGCCCGGGCCGAGCAGGTGGTTGCTCAGTTCCAGTTCCGCG GTGATTGTGCTCTTCTGTATGTCAGAATCCACAACGTAGCAACAGCTATTGGAAAGGAAGCCCGGCTTCATCTGTTTCAAGCTCAAGAATGGCAGAAGCTGCAAGAAAGCCTCCCAGGTTACAGCTGTACAGAAAAACTGTCCAAGGCTGCTTTGATAA TGAACATGAACAGCACAGAACAAAATCTGACCGTGTCCCAGATTCCCTACCCAGACACGTGGTACGTGTTTTATGTCGACAAGTTTACGTGTGTGGAGAATTCTGAGTACTCTGAGTCGGAGGATGTTCAGTTTGAAATGGTAATACTAAACCCAGATGCAGAAGGGAATCCGTTAGATCACTTTAGTGCAGGGGAATCTG GCCTACATGAGTTCTTCTTCCTGCTGGTCGTAGCGTACTTTGTGGCTGCTTGCATCTACGCTCAGACACTGTGGCAAACGATCAACAAAGGAGGCCCGATGCACACAGTATTAAAGGTCCTTTCCactgtgttgctgctgcaggcCGCATCGGCTTTTGCTAACTACTTGCATTTTTCACG gtaTGCTAAAAATGGAGTCGGAGCACCTTTTATGGGAAGCCTAGCAGAAC TGTGCGACATAATCTCTCAGATGCAGATGCTGTACCTGCTGCTGAGTTTGTGCATGGGATGGACCATAGGCAGAATGAAGAAGATGCAGAGCAAGCCTCTCCAGTGGGATTCCACTCCAGCATCCACTGCCATTGCTGCAATAGTTGTTGCTGTGCAG TGTTTTTTGTTAATCTGGGAGCAATTTGAAGACACTAATCACCATAGCTATCACTCGCACCAGAGCGTAGCAGGTGGACTTCTCATTGGGTTGAGAATTTGCCTTGCTTTGTCACTAGGCTGTGGACTTTACCAGATCATCCGAAGAGAGAGGAGCACACTTAAAAGGGAATTCTATATCACCTTTACAAAG GGCTGTGTCCTATGGTTTCTGTGTCATCCGTGTCTGGTATCCATATCTCTAATGTTTAGAGACTACCAGAGAGAGAAG ATTATTACCATTGGCGTTATCCTCTGCCAGTTATTCTCTATGGTCCTCCTGTACCGACTTTTTGTTTCCCACAGTCTGTATTGGGAAGTGTCTTCGCTCTCAGCAGTGACGTTGCCACTCACTGTAGCATCTGGACATAAAAGTCGACACCACTTCTGA
- the GPR180 gene encoding integral membrane protein GPR180 isoform X3 has protein sequence MNMNSTEQNLTVSQIPYPDTWYVFYVDKFTCVENSEYSESEDVQFEMVILNPDAEGNPLDHFSAGESGLHEFFFLLVVAYFVAACIYAQTLWQTINKGGPMHTVLKVLSTVLLLQAASAFANYLHFSRYAKNGVGAPFMGSLAELCDIISQMQMLYLLLSLCMGWTIGRMKKMQSKPLQWDSTPASTAIAAIVVAVQCFLLIWEQFEDTNHHSYHSHQSVAGGLLIGLRICLALSLGCGLYQIIRRERSTLKREFYITFTKGCVLWFLCHPCLVSISLMFRDYQREKIITIGVILCQLFSMVLLYRLFVSHSLYWEVSSLSAVTLPLTVASGHKSRHHF, from the exons A TGAACATGAACAGCACAGAACAAAATCTGACCGTGTCCCAGATTCCCTACCCAGACACGTGGTACGTGTTTTATGTCGACAAGTTTACGTGTGTGGAGAATTCTGAGTACTCTGAGTCGGAGGATGTTCAGTTTGAAATGGTAATACTAAACCCAGATGCAGAAGGGAATCCGTTAGATCACTTTAGTGCAGGGGAATCTG GCCTACATGAGTTCTTCTTCCTGCTGGTCGTAGCGTACTTTGTGGCTGCTTGCATCTACGCTCAGACACTGTGGCAAACGATCAACAAAGGAGGCCCGATGCACACAGTATTAAAGGTCCTTTCCactgtgttgctgctgcaggcCGCATCGGCTTTTGCTAACTACTTGCATTTTTCACG gtaTGCTAAAAATGGAGTCGGAGCACCTTTTATGGGAAGCCTAGCAGAAC TGTGCGACATAATCTCTCAGATGCAGATGCTGTACCTGCTGCTGAGTTTGTGCATGGGATGGACCATAGGCAGAATGAAGAAGATGCAGAGCAAGCCTCTCCAGTGGGATTCCACTCCAGCATCCACTGCCATTGCTGCAATAGTTGTTGCTGTGCAG TGTTTTTTGTTAATCTGGGAGCAATTTGAAGACACTAATCACCATAGCTATCACTCGCACCAGAGCGTAGCAGGTGGACTTCTCATTGGGTTGAGAATTTGCCTTGCTTTGTCACTAGGCTGTGGACTTTACCAGATCATCCGAAGAGAGAGGAGCACACTTAAAAGGGAATTCTATATCACCTTTACAAAG GGCTGTGTCCTATGGTTTCTGTGTCATCCGTGTCTGGTATCCATATCTCTAATGTTTAGAGACTACCAGAGAGAGAAG ATTATTACCATTGGCGTTATCCTCTGCCAGTTATTCTCTATGGTCCTCCTGTACCGACTTTTTGTTTCCCACAGTCTGTATTGGGAAGTGTCTTCGCTCTCAGCAGTGACGTTGCCACTCACTGTAGCATCTGGACATAAAAGTCGACACCACTTCTGA